A stretch of the Agelaius phoeniceus isolate bAgePho1 chromosome 1, bAgePho1.hap1, whole genome shotgun sequence genome encodes the following:
- the ZNF830 gene encoding zinc finger protein 830, with amino-acid sequence MAAAGAGAGRKQVRQEELRRLMREKQRQNASKKRIDSPFAKYNSLGHLSCSLCNAPVKSELLWQTHVLGKQHRERVAELKGTKQTATGSAAGTSSHPVKRKTVETENTDLKRVKGTEEKPHTSSSGLPADFFDEAEQDSANVQLSKGPGPSLLSGNYDDDDEEEEEQEQSSKSSVVRKTEIPPPTQEVIANSLPADFFDTKIPAAPIVSHSGSIQKAEIHEKVIERKENTAEALPEGFFDDPEVDAKVRKVDAPKDQMDKEWDEFQKAMRQVNTISEAIVAEDDEEGRLDRQIGEIDEQIECYRRVELLRNRQDEIKEKLKEAMRLKAAQEKEEEDVGSEDEEELQDLLSQDWRVKGALL; translated from the exons ATGGCGGcggccggggcgggcgcggggcggaagCAGGTGCGGCAGGAGGAGCTGCGGCGCCTCATGAGGGAGAAGCAGCGCCAGAACGCCAGCAAGAAGCGCATCGACTCGCCCTTCGCCAA GTACAACAGCCTGGGGcacctgagctgctccctgtgcaaCGCGCCCGTCAAGAGCGAGCTGCTGTGGCAGACCCACGTCCTGGGCAAGCAGCACCGGGAG AGAGTTGCAGAATTAAAAGGCACAAAGCAGACGGCCactggctcagctgctggcacatcctctcatcctgtcaagAGAAAAACAGTTGAGACAGAAAATACAGACCTAAAGAGAGTAAAAG GTACAGAGGAAAAGCCACACACGTCTTCGTCAGG GCTGCCAGCAGATTTTTTTGATGAAGCAGAGCAAGACAGTGCCAATGTACAGCTTTCCAAGGGCCCAGGTCCCAGTTTATTATCAGGGAATTACGATGACGATgatgaagaagaagaggaaCAAGAACAATCAAGCAAATCTTCTGTTGTGCGTAAAACTGAAATTCCACCTCCAACTCAAGAAGTCATAGCTAATTCTCTGCCTGCAG ACTTTTTTGACACCAAAATTCCAGCTGCTCCTATAGTTTCCCATTCTGGATCCATACAGAAAGCAGAGATACACGAGAAGGTAATCGAAAG gaaagaaaacactGCTGAAGCTTTGCCAGAAGGTTTCTTTGATGATCCTGAAGTGGATGCAAAA GTGAGAAAAGTTGATGCTCCAAAGGATCAGATGGACAAAGAATGGGATGAATTTCAAAAGGCAATGCGACAGGTCAACACA ATTTCAGAAGCAATAGTGGCAGAAGATGATGAGGAGGGACGACTAGATCGCCAGATTGGAGAAATTGATGAGCAGAT TGAATGCTACCGCCGCGTCGAGCTTTTGCGGAACCGCCAGGACGAGATAAAGGAGAAGTTAAAGGAAGCCATGAGATTAAAAGCAGCAcaagagaaagaggaggaggatgttgggagtgaagatgaagaagaaCTGCAGGATTTGCTGTCACAAGACTGGAGGGTGAAAGGGGCTTTGTTGTAG